A window of Candidatus Rokuibacteriota bacterium contains these coding sequences:
- a CDS encoding type II toxin-antitoxin system Phd/YefM family antitoxin, with product MRSKGKNPDIVFRNGKPAAVIVDIDRYQEMLERLEDIEDLKALKQMRKKPLTFRRLQDFLKECTPGV from the coding sequence AAAAATCCTGACATCGTCTTTCGGAACGGGAAACCGGCTGCCGTTATCGTGGACATTGACAGGTACCAGGAAATGCTAGAACGCCTTGAGGACATAGAAGATCTCAAAGCACTCAAGCAGATGCGTAAAAAGCCCCTAACGTTCAGGCGGCTCCAGGATTTCCTCAAGGAGTGCACCCCGGGTGTATGA